CGCGCCCTCGCGCATGTCGGGTGAGCCGATGGCCTGGACGAGCATGCCCAGGCCGGTGCTGAAGGAGTCGCGGGCGGCGTTCCACCAGAGGTTGGAGCTGATCTTGGTGATCTCGATGTAGCGGGGGCTCTTGGTAGCGAGCTCGGCGCACATGGCGTCGACGGCTTGCTCGAGCTGGTCGTCGCCGACGACCTCGTTGACCAGGCCCATCTCGTAGGCGCGTTGGGCGTCGTACCTTCGGCAGAGCATGCTCAGCTCCTTGGCGCGCTTCTCGCCGATCTGGACGCCCATGACGTTGGTGGCGCCGGTGACGGGTGAGCTGCCGACCTTGGGGCCGGTCTGGCCGAACGTCGCGGAGCGGGCGGCGATGGCGAGGTCGCAGGCGACGACGAGCTCGTTGCCGCCGCCGGCGGCGGCGCCGTTGACGGCGGCGATGACGGGCCTCGGGCAGGTGCGGATGGCGTCGAAGAGGCGGAGCGAGGCCTTGTAGAGGCCGCGCATGTTCTTCATGTCGGGCTCGGCGAGGCCGGTGAGGGCGCCGCCGGCGCAGAAGGAGCCGCCGCTGCCGGTGATGACGACCGAGTGGTACGTCGAGACGTCCTCGAGGACGTCGGCGATGGCGTGGGCCATGGGACCGTCGTAGGCGTTGCGGCGCTCGGGGCGGTTCAGGCGGATCCACTTGGTGGTCCCCTTGTCGAAGACCTCGACGTCTCCCCCGGCGTGCTGGGTCACCTCGCTCTTGGTCTCGCTGGTGCCCTCGCTCATGCGTGCGCCTCCGTCTCTCGCAGCTCCTTGAGCACCGTGCGGTGCCGGTCCATGCTCTTCCACCCGAGGGCGTCGTCGGCGATGAGGACGGCCTGGATGTTGGCCGAGCCCTCGCCGGTCTGCCAGAGCTTGGCGAAGTTGAGGTAGAGGCCGATGGGCAGCTCGTCCATGAAGGCGGCGCCGCCGAAGATCTCGGCGGTGGCCTGGGCGGCGCGGTTGCAGACCTCGCCGGCGTAGTACTTGGCGATCGAGCTCTCGCGGGTGGCGAGGTCGCCCTCGTCGTAGCGGGCCGCAGCCACGTCGACCATCAGGCGGGCGGCGGCGACCTCGGCGGTCATGTCGGCGAGCTGCTTCTTGACCATCTGGAAGCTGCCGATCTTCTCGCCGAACGCCGTGCGCTCGTTGGCGTACGCCAGGGCCGCGTCGAGGCAGGCCTGGGCCAGGCCGACCGAGCGGGCGGCGACGGTGAGGCGGCCGTAGTCCATGGCGTTCATGGCGACGACGAAGCCCTGGCCCTCGTCGCCGAGCAGCGCGTCGGCGGGCACGCGGACGTCGGTGAGGCTGATCGAGGTGGTCGGCATCAGCTTGCCGAGGCCGCGGCACGGGACGCGGGTGG
This genomic window from Nocardioides anomalus contains:
- a CDS encoding enoyl-CoA hydratase/isomerase family protein, encoding MSEGTSETKSEVTQHAGGDVEVFDKGTTKWIRLNRPERRNAYDGPMAHAIADVLEDVSTYHSVVITGSGGSFCAGGALTGLAEPDMKNMRGLYKASLRLFDAIRTCPRPVIAAVNGAAAGGGNELVVACDLAIAARSATFGQTGPKVGSSPVTGATNVMGVQIGEKRAKELSMLCRRYDAQRAYEMGLVNEVVGDDQLEQAVDAMCAELATKSPRYIEITKISSNLWWNAARDSFSTGLGMLVQAIGSPDMREGAQAFIDKRKPEFPDPA